The window GCCTGCCCTCGCGCATGCGTATTTTCGTGTCGGTAAAATAAGGTATTTTGCCCATCCTCGTGGTGATGGCTATGGCTATCTCCCGAAGAATATCGTAATCATGGCCGTATATATTAAGTATTATTTCCTTTGTTCCTACTTCCTGCTCTTCCTCGAAGTAAATAAAGGCCGGCTGCATCCTAGCGACCTTCGGCCTCAGGCTGTCTATGACCTCACCCACGGACCTTTTTCTTTCCTTGAGTCCCACAAGATTGACATAGACCTTGCTGGACCACCCCTCGACCCTCGCGGTGAAGTCCTTGACTTCCGGGATTTCCTGGAGCATGACCTCCACCTTCCTCACTATTTCATCACTGGAGTCGAGCTTGGCACCCGTGGGCAATTCGATGAATATCGTGAATCTGTTCTGCTCGGTGGAGCCCATGTATTCCTTTCCCATCTTGCCGTAAAGATACATCGCCCCTATGAAAAGCACGATGGCTATGGAGATTATCAGAAACCTTCTGCGGAAGACGAACAGAAGCCCCTTTTCCTGCAGCCTGTAGAACGGCAGGAGGAACCCTTCCTTGACCTGCTGGCTTTCGCCCTGTTCCTCGACCAGCTTAACGCGCGAGCTCATAAGAGGCACGATCATGAGCGATACGAAAAGCGATATGCTGAGAGAGAAGGTCACTGTCCACGCCACACCCCCGTAAAGCATGCTCATGGATTTACTGACAAATATCATCGGCAGGAACACTATAACCGTCGTAAGCGTAGAAGCGAATATGACCACGTTCATCTCGGTGCTGCCGTTTATCGCCGCTTCGACCCTCTCCATGCCCTGCTCGCTCTTGGTGACTATGTTCTCGAAAACAACGATGGAGTTGTCAACGAGCATACCTACGCCTAGGGCCAGTCCGAAAAGCGTCATGAAATTTATCGTCATGTCCATGATAGCGGGAACGAACATGTTCGACAGGTCCATAAAGCCGAATGTTATGATAAGAGAGATGGGAATGGATACCGCGACAATAAGTATGGGACGGTACTTCTTGAAAGAGACGAGGAACACGACTATCCCGAAAAGAAGAACATAAAGTGGCCCTATGGGGGAGAATGTGGCGGCCAGTAGCCCCAGGGGAACGACGAACATGGCTTTTTTGCCTAGCTTTCCCATGAAGAGCATGAGTATAAAAACGATCATTACAGCCCCGCGCAGCAGTGAATCCCTGAGGTTCGCGATGGATTTTTTTATGAATACCGACTGGTTCTTTGTTATCGTTATTGATATGTCCTCTGGAAGCTCTTCCTTCAAAAGATCTATCTCTTCGATTATCTGCTGGGCGGCCTCTATCGTATTCGCCTTGGATTCCTTCTGGACATAGACCGAGACAATAGGCCTTACATTGATCCTCGCGTAACTTTTTGCCTCAAGATACGAATCCTTGACCTCGGCAAGGTCCTTGACCCTTACCGCGGACCCGTCGGGTTTTGTGATAACGACCGTGTTCTTTATGTCGTCGACCGTCTCGAACTGGCCTATGGCCCGGATCATCACCTTGTCCTTTTTCCGCTTGAGTTCTCCCGTCAAAAGGTTTAGGTTGCTGCCCCCCAGCGCCGCTATCAGCCTGTTCAGCGATACCGCGTAACGGTAAAGTGCCTTTTTGTCGGCTTCTATTATTATTTTCCTTTCACGTCCTCCGCCGATTTCAACATTGGCGACACCTGTTATGCGCTTGATCCTCTCTTTTATGTTTTCATCAACGATCTTGCGAAGTTCCTCCGTTGTGCGCTTGCGGCTGGTAACCGCAAAGATCACTATGGGAACATCCGTCTGGGAGAACTGGGCGATAATGGGTTTTTCGGCCTCTTTGGGCATTTGCTCTTTTACCTTGGCGAATTTCTCCCTTACCTCCATGGCCGCCAGCTGCATGTTTATCCCCCGCTCAAAACTCAGGACAACGGTGGATTCACCCTCTTTGGAAATGGACATCATTCTCTCAAGATGCGCGACCGTGCTGACAGCTTCCTCTATGGGCTTGGAGACCATGGTTTCGACCTCTGTCGGAGGTATGCCGCCTCGGATATGAACTATGATACTGATCTGTCCGAATGATATGTCCGGGTAAAGTTCCACCGGAAGCCTTGTTATCGCTATTACGCCCATGAGGCACAAGGCCGAAAAGATCATTATCGTAGTGATAGGCCTTTTTATGGAAAAACTTGATAAGCTCATTGTCTCTTTAATAAACGCGGCCGGGATGCTTTCTCCCCGGCCCCTTTATCTTTTACGGCACTGTCTGCTACTGGCCGGCTTCGGGCTTGCCTCGCCCGAAGAAAGTCATCAGTCTTTCTTTTAACCGGGTCCTTACATTGTTCTCTATTATGAAGATAGAGGGGATCACTACCAGAGTTAAAAACGTTGAGAATATAAGACCGCCCATAACGCTTATGGCCATGGGAGCGCGTAGCTCCGCTCCTCTCCCGACGGCAAGGGCCATCGGCGCAAGACCGAGAACAGTGGTCAAAGCCGTCATGATAATGGGTCTCAGTCTGGCCTTACTGGCCTCAACGACCGACTCGAACATCCCCTTTCCCTGCTGCATGAGTATATTGGTGTAATCGATAAGCACAATACCGTTATTAACAACAATACCCCCCAACATGATAACACCCAGCAAAGCGACGACGTTTATGGAAGTATTAGTGCCCCAAAGGCTCAGCATGACACCTATGAGGGAAAGGGGCACGGTGAAAAGTATTATTAATGGCTGCGTGAGCGATTCGAATTGTGCCGCCATGATCATATACACCATGACTATGGAGAGTATCAGTGCGAACTGGAGGCTGGCGAACGATTTTTTCATCTCTTCCGATTCACCGGCCATTTTCACCCTGTAGCCGGTCTCGAACTTCATGTCGCTGAGCATTCTCGCTACATCAGCAACCACCTCAGAAAGTTTCCTGTCAGCAACACTTGCGTATACCATTATGGTCCGCTCCTGCCCCAACCTAGTAATTGAGCTCGGACCCTTACCCCTTTCGAAATTCGCCACACTGCCCAGGGTCACCATGAAACCGCCGGGCGCGTTTATCCTTAGTTGCGAAAGCTCTGCATAAGTATCCCTGTCCTGTTCGCGAAGCCTGACCCTGATATCTATCTCCCTGCCCTTTTCCTTGAACTGGGAAGGAATATAACCTCTGAGTACCATCTGAGCTATCCTGGCAAGCTCTACCACATTGATGTTATAAAGTGCCGCCTTGTCCTTGTCCACGTTTATCTTGATCTCGGGCGAAGGCTCAGGCACGTCATCTTCTATGCCGAATATTCCGGGTATCTCTTCAAGACCCGCTTCGATCCTGCGGGCAATAGCCTCCATGACCTCGAGTTTTTCGCCCTTTATCTCTATGGTTATGGGTTTTCCGCCTCCGCCGAAAGCACCGGATATTACACCCTGCTGCAGGGAGAATTCTATCTTCGTATCCTCAAGGTCTTTCCTCGCATCGAACCTGTCCTTGAGTTCCTGGACAACATCTATGGTCTTGATCTTGCCCCGCTCTTCCTCCAGGTTGACAATTATCCTCGCCTGGTGCGAGCCCATGCTTTTGATTATGTCCTTGGCTGATTTCCCTCTTGAGGCGCCGACGACAACATCCACGGAATTAACGAGAGAGTGCTCCAGGAGCTCATCTTCCACCAGGATGACCTTCTTGTTGGTTTCCTGGACCTTTGTCCCCACCGGCATATCCACCTTGATAATGAACTGGCCCTGGTCGGTCTTTGGCATGAGTTCCTTCTCCAGGAAATTGACTATGAAAAGGCTGGATACGAATATCACCAGAACCACGGTCAGGCCTATTTTCCTGTGATCAAGGAAATACCTCAGCATCGTTTCGTATTTATCTACCACCTTTTTCCAAAGTTCGCCGCCTTCGAATGCCGCTGCGCCTTTAGCGGCTTCTTTGGCACTACTGCCCAGTTTACAGCTAAGAAGCGGGATAAGGGTGAGTGCGACCCACAAAGAACCTATAAGGGAAAAAGTGACCGTAAAGGCCAGCTCCTTAAAAAGCTGTCCCGCCACACCCACGACGAATATCATGGGAAGGAAAACCGCTATCGTTGTCAGCGTGGATGCGACTATGGCGTTGGAGACCTCTTCCGCGCCTTCGGTGGCTGCTTTTTCGGAGGTTTTGCCCATTTCACGGTGCCGGAATATATTCTCGATAACAACGATCGCGTTATCAACAAGCATACCGACACCAAGTGCCAATCCCCCCAGTGACATCATATTGATCGAAAGCCCCCCGAAATACATGAACGTGAATACTATCATCACGGATATGGGTATGCTCAAGGTGACTATCGCGGATGATTTGACATTGCGCAGGAAGACAAGAAGCACAAGAAATGCCAGTATCCCCCCTTGGAAGGCAGCGTCTCTTACACCGTTAATGGCGTCTTTGATGAATATTGACTGGTCGTAAACGACTTCAAGTTTTAC is drawn from Candidatus Omnitrophota bacterium and contains these coding sequences:
- a CDS encoding MMPL family transporter — translated: MSLSSFSIKRPITTIMIFSALCLMGVIAITRLPVELYPDISFGQISIIVHIRGGIPPTEVETMVSKPIEEAVSTVAHLERMMSISKEGESTVVLSFERGINMQLAAMEVREKFAKVKEQMPKEAEKPIIAQFSQTDVPIVIFAVTSRKRTTEELRKIVDENIKERIKRITGVANVEIGGGRERKIIIEADKKALYRYAVSLNRLIAALGGSNLNLLTGELKRKKDKVMIRAIGQFETVDDIKNTVVITKPDGSAVRVKDLAEVKDSYLEAKSYARINVRPIVSVYVQKESKANTIEAAQQIIEEIDLLKEELPEDISITITKNQSVFIKKSIANLRDSLLRGAVMIVFILMLFMGKLGKKAMFVVPLGLLAATFSPIGPLYVLLFGIVVFLVSFKKYRPILIVAVSIPISLIITFGFMDLSNMFVPAIMDMTINFMTLFGLALGVGMLVDNSIVVFENIVTKSEQGMERVEAAINGSTEMNVVIFASTLTTVIVFLPMIFVSKSMSMLYGGVAWTVTFSLSISLFVSLMIVPLMSSRVKLVEEQGESQQVKEGFLLPFYRLQEKGLLFVFRRRFLIISIAIVLFIGAMYLYGKMGKEYMGSTEQNRFTIFIELPTGAKLDSSDEIVRKVEVMLQEIPEVKDFTARVEGWSSKVYVNLVGLKERKRSVGEVIDSLRPKVARMQPAFIYFEEEQEVGTKEIILNIYGHDYDILREIAIAITTRMGKIPYFTDTKIRMREGRPELDLRVDKKKAAQFGFTTKEIGDVVHAKVRGVRATMYHTKASEVETIVRMQEKDRRTVKDIHNLSLSKFGDDRVALDQVVDFEYGLGPSEIWRKNRARMIQVSANIGELPLGQAVMMLDEELADLKLPEEYYYEVGGDYDTLIKTQQEFMLTIVIILILIYLVLASIFESYRQPFIIMVTVMLATIGAIAALYATGTSIGMGALIGMMMLAGIVVNNGIILVEHANELKEERRNLFRLLMQAAHDRLRPVLMTTATTVFGLLPMALDKSEGSNLWNPLAITVIGGLLFATPLTLVLVPSIYSIFEQFGQIVKEALRPGQILKTLRKTWRLLLGMVKKVKVPKGIKKIFTRSRKKPLEKEEPPEEEKEYPDLY
- a CDS encoding MMPL family transporter, which translates into the protein MGLPEFSTRKPVTTIMIFLGVMLFGVISLAKLPQELFPPITYPQLTVFTGYANAAPEEIETLLTRPVEEAVGTVSGLKSIRSISKEGISLVMAEFGWEQNMDFASLRTREKVDLIKARLPRDASEPLVVPFNPFALPVMTISVTGNRSPMELRQIAMDVVKEELEKVDGVASASVEGGLEREIMVEVDQAKLKTYGVAILDVSDAITNSNLNYPAGTIKESFYEYLIRTLGEFQTVDEIEEVVVKSKHPEEDRRLPFEMEMKRRDISVQTNIVQVKDVAKVEDTVSERSSYSRHNGKENVSVSIQKQAQVNTMQVINKIRSVFPRLEKLLPDDVKLEVVYDQSIFIKDAINGVRDAAFQGGILAFLVLLVFLRNVKSSAIVTLSIPISVMIVFTFMYFGGLSINMMSLGGLALGVGMLVDNAIVVIENIFRHREMGKTSEKAATEGAEEVSNAIVASTLTTIAVFLPMIFVVGVAGQLFKELAFTVTFSLIGSLWVALTLIPLLSCKLGSSAKEAAKGAAAFEGGELWKKVVDKYETMLRYFLDHRKIGLTVVLVIFVSSLFIVNFLEKELMPKTDQGQFIIKVDMPVGTKVQETNKKVILVEDELLEHSLVNSVDVVVGASRGKSAKDIIKSMGSHQARIIVNLEEERGKIKTIDVVQELKDRFDARKDLEDTKIEFSLQQGVISGAFGGGGKPITIEIKGEKLEVMEAIARRIEAGLEEIPGIFGIEDDVPEPSPEIKINVDKDKAALYNINVVELARIAQMVLRGYIPSQFKEKGREIDIRVRLREQDRDTYAELSQLRINAPGGFMVTLGSVANFERGKGPSSITRLGQERTIMVYASVADRKLSEVVADVARMLSDMKFETGYRVKMAGESEEMKKSFASLQFALILSIVMVYMIMAAQFESLTQPLIILFTVPLSLIGVMLSLWGTNTSINVVALLGVIMLGGIVVNNGIVLIDYTNILMQQGKGMFESVVEASKARLRPIIMTALTTVLGLAPMALAVGRGAELRAPMAISVMGGLIFSTFLTLVVIPSIFIIENNVRTRLKERLMTFFGRGKPEAGQ